The region ATAGATCATGTCTAGAGGAGCAAAATTTCTTAATGACACTAGCTCTTCCGGTTGTTGTTTCTATACCGAAAAAATCTTACCTATACTGAGTTTATGGTGGACCATGCATTCTCATATCGGTCTGTACAAAAAATAAcggttttttattattatttaaaaaacaaatgcaagccTAATATCAGCATAGATGTGCCTATTATATTGGCTTCAATATACAGATTATCAATTATCCAAATTTATTAATGAATTGCATGATCTCAGCAGGGCAAAATTCAATGTTTAATAGACATAAAACACAACAAAAAAGAGTATGTTTTTAGTGTGTTTGTACTACAATTATGAGCATCCTGCCATCATACCTTGGGGGTAGTTCTTCTTCATTGTATTGTACAAATACAAGAGTTTCTTACTCCTTCAAGTTCTTCATCTTCACTTATGCTATTGAgaaatttcaaaagaaattaGATGTATtgcatgataaatatataaaatgcaTGACTATTTAATTTTGAGTAATTTAACTTCtctaatatttcattttgatcacgacactttgatttgttttaatttaatgactaaaatttaattttcttacaATGGAAAGATTTTATCCAATTTCAAGACAAATATTGCCTACGTGGCAATCGGTGTTGAATTATTATTAGAATACACAATGAATAAAAGTGAAATATTATGATAGTTCAGTGATTGCCACGTACGCAATGTTTTGCCTGAAATCAGATTAAATATTCCCGTTATacgaaaattaaaatttaatcactaaattaaacaaattaaaatagcaAATATAATTCAtagctaaaataaaatattatgcaAGTTTGGTGACTCCCAAAATAAATTACCAAAAATGCATGctattacataaaaaaaacagtGCTACTAATTAATCACTATGATTATTAGGCAACTCTACCCCAACAATCACAGTACCTTGAATATAACCACTCTTTCAAATCAAGAATATTAACAGTAAAACCATTATAACTGTTCAAGATTCATAGTTTTTTTTAACCTAGAAATTATCTTATAATTAAAGAAACACAAAGTTTTTTAATTACCTGGGCTCAAACTCATGAACATGAGCAATTTCTTTACCATAAGCATCAGGCCATTTTACTGTTTTTCTTGAATGTTCATTAACAACTGTTGTTCTCTTGAGATTACTCTTGAGCGTAAATGGTTCaataatattttcttgattCTGTAGTTGATGGGTAAGATTATCGGCCAATTCTTGCATTTTCCCATCAAGAATTTGCTTCTTGCTACTGTTGCTGCTGTTTTTGCTGCCATAGTTTCTTGAATTAGAAGGTACATAGCAAGAGCACACAAGGGCTGTGCACCGATTCTGCCCTGAGACAGCCAGGTGTACGGTCGATAAGGCTTGTTCTTTTATAATATGGCGAAGTTTCTTGGAAGCTATGCGACAGAgatcaaaataaaatgaaaatcagTGGAGAGAATGTGTAGTAAGTAATGCTGCAAATGATTAATTGTGGGACTATGTTTTTTTGAGTTGCTGTGGATtgtattggatttttgggttgGAGGGGGAATAGAAGCAAGCATGTGTGTATGTGGAGAAATATTTGTACTTGTGCGAATCTATTTCGCCTCGTAGGATTGTGAACTATCCATTAAATACTTGATAGGCGGCGTTATTAAATGTTGtatccaatcaataaatatcatttaatttttattaaaatatcatgtATGTATGTCAATTAAATTTAATGGTCACCCACTAACTTAGAATTGTGATTTATTTTTAGGTTGTGCTTGAGCAATGATTATTAGGGTGAAAATTGGTGAAAAAAAGAAGGGTTGGGATTGGAGTTTGCTCTTTTTACACTTTTAGATTTTGGGTAATAACCATTTTTGAATTATATGAAATAAATGTATTAATATACCGTAATgactcaatttaaaaattaattaatctaacattaaaaaatatattgctaattgattaaaatatctACATATGAGTCAATTTATCCTAGCGTATAAGTCGGAGACTGTGATGACTTTTTATATGTGGATATGTTTTTTGTACAACAGTTGAAGATGTGCTTATTAGTTACTACTATTTTTATGTGGCATTCGGCATGTAATAAGTAGAAATGGCAAAATAGATTGACGGACCGTATTTGTGTTGAACTTGATATGATTAGAATCTAACACCTAGGAatggcaatggggcggggtggggacggggaagccatccccatccccatccccgcgGCTGTGGACAAttcccatccccgtccccatttaattaatggggataaaatcatccccgtccccatggaTCCCCCATTTCCGTGGGGATTCCCATTCCCcgtataattaaatataatttataaataattttattatttttataagatattttaaaaaaattaattataaaaaatactattatcttttataatattatatattcataactaaatagaaaataataaaaaaaattaagttaaattatttaaaattataaataatatacaaaaatttataatataacataaatatgcataaatataaatcgggtccccatggggacggggatggagatccccatggggtggggactatACTCCCTGTCCCCTCCCCATCCTTGTGGTTGGGGAATGATTTTTCCCCATCCCTGTGGTTGGGGAATGATTTTTCCCCATCCCCGCACCCATGGGGGTAATTGGTGGGGATTCTCCGCCCCATTAGGGGCGGGTCCCCATGGGGAACGGGGAATCCcaccccattgccatccctactAACACCTGATGTCAAATGGATAGAtggaaaataaatgaaaaatagcAAGAGATGTGGAGATTATGGATGAGAGTAAGTTTTGTATAAACTATATGGATCCAATCAATTGAATATAATGgaaaattaaatagttttttaatttttaattcttttataatatttaattaataaataaatatatatctcttaatccaatttaaataaaaaaattggtatcCATGGAGAGAAAAAAGATAAAGAGGAGTTGCGTGGGATCTTTTGGTTAGATGTGTGTCTCTATTATAGGGTTTATTTTGTGCATATATGATGCTAAAGTTTAAATGGCATCATTGTGTCCaagttcttctttttctctaGTCATTTAAATTGTTCTATTCATTTCATTGTGCTATTTTACCTTCCCACGAGCTTTATATTGACATTTATTGATTTAGTGTATGTATTATTGCTTGTTTAAGACAAATATTGGCCAGATTTTGCCTGCCTGCCGACATAACACTTGCAAAagagtttttgtttttatggatTTATAATACATCAAATGGTAAAATTTTTATAATgtaaattatatcttttttataattgaaaaaagagAATATTTGTGGAAATGTATTAAACCTATAAGTAACCTAGCAGATTTCTGTCcagcattttttttattggtcTCATTTCATTTTacaacaaaattcaaaaaacatCTATTATtgtgtattattttatattttatcctTATTAATGGtaatagagttttttttttcaaaaaaaagacAGAGCAACCAAACATagtaaaaaaagtataaagaaGTAGAGATTTAAATAGCAATTTGTCCTCTCAACTACAAGCAATGAATAATTAgcacataaaattaattttgtggacaaattagttttaaaattgaTGGTTATGACCAATTAActccatttttataatttatcctTTACTTGGAAGCTAATTGCTCCCTCAATTAGCGATTttccccctcaacttgtaagctaatttacaaaaattgaattaattgattatGACCACCAACTTTAAAACTGatttatctataaaattaatttatatgttattgccattatttacaagttaaggtgataaattgctacttaagttaGATAACAAGTAAGAAgacacatttaaaaaaatgggtGCTTAAATTTAGTCCATATTGTTTAAGTTTAAGTTTTTGACAACATCTAGGATATTTTCACTCCTTGAAAATCATTAAGCGCATATTTCAGGCACGGTGATAATATCAGGGCTGTTTTTGCACTTTCTCCATCTTCTTAAATCTACTGCTAATATTACtctctctttatttatttattttttttttcctttactCTCTCTTTATTTGAACTCAATAAACAGATTATCAAAAACTCCATCAGGCGCGAGAAAAAATGAACaggtaatataatataatatgaatTAATTCTCACTATTTCACTGCTCATTACTCACTTATAAGCATTTCAATTTAATCtgaattttgtaattcaatttaattaattgcagGTTTATCGCGACAAAATTTTCTTCTGCGGCTGTTAATAGTAAAGCTTATCAATGGAAAATTCCTCTGAAGCAGCTGTGTACTGCTGCTGTAAATTCAACTTCTGTCGGTTCTaaccaattaattaatattaatgatgtaattttttttttaactctttGTTATGATCCAATTTTGATTCTGTTATGTAAATTGATTTAGGTTAATAAAATAAGTATGgattaattaatcaatcaattttattgTATAATGAAATAATAAGTTCCGAGTGCTGGTAGTATTTGCAATTTAGGTTAGCTTGTTTTGCCTTAcagtaaattatttattggtCGTTAGTtacttatttatattattggtttatttattttgctggttatttatttatgaattgtttatttattttgcaataAGTGAAATATTGGTTGTGTTTTTCATTTTCTAGGAGGACAAGGACAGAAAGAGTTTTAATCGTACTGTTCGCCCATATGACATTGCTATTGTCGGTGGCGGCATGGTCGGGATGGCCCTTGCTTGTTCTTTGGGTTTGTATAttcattcatttatttaatcCTTCATGAATTTGGTCTTGGAATAGACAATAGAGCTGTTTTGTTAGTCTACTATCTAGTCGGAAATGGTTTATTAGCATTTGCAAAAGTAGATAAAATTTTAGGTTGATGACATAATATTTTCTTGTTAATGACATAATATTTTAGGTTGTTTTGCTGCTCTAGAAATAATCTCATCTGGCTTATTTTCACCGATAAAATCTTAATATCACATATAACATGTTGGCTTTGTCTTCTGCAGCAACTACGCCATTGACAAAGCATTTGAATGTTGCTATAATTGATAGTAATCCTGCTCTGGGAGGTAAATTAAGCATCAAGAAAGAGGACTTACCTGATCCGAGGGTCAGTACAGTCACACCGGCTACTATATCTGTTTTCAAAGGTACTAAATATGGCTCATTCATATGTTTTCCTTTAGCTGATTTAGGTATATTCTTGCTTCTTGCTGATAGTTTAGTTCGTAGTAAGAGATTCAAGTCATTTGACTGGGTTTTAGCTTGAAGTTTTTCAAATATGCTCAGTGCTATAGTCACTAAGAGTCTATGTCATCAAATCATAATGGCATTGAATTCCCAGATGAGCTTTTAAGAAAATTCTTACTTTAGTTTACTGATGCGTCTTCTGATTTTATGCTCTGCAATATGGAATTTTTTATCGTAACATGTTGCTGTCAAGCTTGTTGTATTCATCTTGCTGTATATTAGGACTTGGAGTGTATAGAGTAGTCAAATTTTACAATGCAAGTTAATTAAAAGGGAAATAAGTTTTTATCAatacctttttctttt is a window of Mercurialis annua linkage group LG2, ddMerAnnu1.2, whole genome shotgun sequence DNA encoding:
- the LOC126669102 gene encoding uncharacterized protein LOC126669102; the protein is MQELADNLTHQLQNQENIIEPFTLKSNLKRTTVVNEHSRKTVKWPDAYGKEIAHVHEFEPSISEDEELEGVRNSCICTIQ